Proteins from a genomic interval of Clostridium sp. M62/1:
- a CDS encoding deoxycytidylate deaminase, with product MEQTAKIRGDFHKSEKRQDYITWDEYFMGVAKLAAMRSKDPSTQVGACIVSSDNKILSMGYNGFPIGCSDDEFPWGKEHETDDPYNAKYLYTTHSELNAILNYRGGSLEGSKLYVTLFPCNECAKAIIQAGIRTLVYDSDKYQDTPSVRASKRMLDAAGVRYYKYSHTGRKIEVCL from the coding sequence ATGGAGCAGACAGCAAAAATCAGGGGGGACTTTCATAAGTCAGAAAAGCGTCAGGATTATATCACATGGGATGAGTATTTTATGGGGGTTGCCAAGCTGGCAGCCATGCGTTCAAAGGATCCCAGCACCCAGGTGGGGGCCTGCATTGTCAGCAGCGACAATAAAATTCTGTCCATGGGGTACAACGGGTTTCCCATCGGGTGCTCCGACGACGAGTTTCCGTGGGGAAAGGAGCATGAGACAGACGATCCATACAACGCTAAATACCTCTACACGACCCACAGCGAGCTGAATGCGATTTTAAACTACAGAGGGGGAAGCCTTGAGGGGAGCAAGCTGTATGTGACCTTATTTCCCTGCAATGAGTGCGCCAAGGCCATTATCCAGGCAGGAATCCGCACCCTGGTCTATGACAGCGACAAGTACCAGGACACTCCTTCTGTGCGCGCTTCCAAGCGGATGCTGGATGCAGCGGGGGTAAGATATTACAAGTACAGCCATACGGGGAGAAAGATTGAGGTGTGCCTGTAG
- a CDS encoding L-threonylcarbamoyladenylate synthase produces the protein MEQKKTRVVRIHEEYRKKKESEAFEAAFGAANGDGGLTQEDRAVLAEAAAVLREGGLVAFPTETVYGLGANALDETAARRIYEAKGRPSDNPLIAHIADFEALAPLTAEIPEAGRKLAEAFWPGPLTMVFKKSGVVPHGTTGGLETVAVRMPSDPVARELIRLAGVPIAAPSANTSGRPSPTRAEHVLQDMDGKIEMIVDGGPVGIGVESTIVDVTEEIPTLLRPGAVTMEMLRSVVGETAVDPAITGPMRADIKPKAPGMKYRHYAPKADLTLVEGETDAVVSRINALAAEKLGAGQRVGIICTEETKDRYPAGILKSIGMRANEATVAHNLYAVLREFDDLEVDCIFSESFQADDLGQAIMNRLNKAAGYHKIQV, from the coding sequence ATGGAACAGAAGAAGACGAGGGTGGTGAGAATCCACGAGGAGTACAGGAAGAAAAAGGAGAGCGAGGCCTTTGAGGCGGCGTTTGGAGCCGCAAACGGGGACGGCGGGCTGACCCAGGAGGACAGGGCGGTTCTTGCTGAGGCGGCTGCTGTCCTGCGGGAGGGAGGACTGGTGGCCTTCCCCACAGAGACGGTTTACGGCCTGGGAGCAAACGCGCTGGATGAGACGGCGGCCAGGAGAATTTACGAGGCCAAGGGAAGACCCTCCGACAACCCGCTGATCGCCCACATTGCAGATTTTGAGGCCCTTGCCCCTCTCACGGCGGAGATACCGGAGGCGGGGAGAAAGCTGGCTGAGGCCTTCTGGCCGGGGCCTCTCACCATGGTTTTTAAAAAGAGCGGGGTGGTGCCCCACGGCACCACGGGAGGTCTTGAGACAGTGGCTGTCAGGATGCCAAGCGATCCGGTGGCCAGGGAGCTGATCCGCCTGGCGGGAGTTCCCATAGCGGCGCCCAGCGCCAACACCTCTGGCCGTCCAAGCCCCACCAGGGCGGAGCATGTGCTTCAGGACATGGATGGGAAAATCGAGATGATTGTAGACGGAGGGCCTGTGGGGATCGGCGTAGAGTCCACGATTGTAGATGTGACCGAGGAGATTCCGACGCTTTTAAGACCCGGAGCCGTCACGATGGAGATGCTGAGAAGCGTTGTGGGGGAGACTGCGGTTGATCCGGCGATCACCGGCCCCATGAGAGCAGATATAAAGCCAAAGGCTCCCGGAATGAAGTACCGCCACTATGCTCCGAAGGCGGATCTGACGCTGGTGGAGGGAGAGACAGACGCAGTAGTGTCCCGCATCAATGCCCTGGCGGCAGAAAAGCTCGGTGCAGGCCAGAGGGTGGGAATCATCTGCACAGAGGAGACGAAGGACCGGTATCCGGCAGGCATTTTAAAAAGCATCGGAATGAGAGCCAACGAGGCCACGGTGGCCCACAACCTGTACGCGGTTCTCAGAGAGTTTGACGATCTGGAGGTGGACTGCATCTTCTCAGAGAGCTTTCAGGCCGACGATCTGGGACAGGCAATCATGAACCGCTTAAACAAGGCCGCCGGATACCACAAGATTCAGGTGTAG
- a CDS encoding B12-binding domain-containing radical SAM protein yields the protein MKFLLAAVNAKYIHSNLGIYSLKKYADSRLKQSGEKQEKEPSGGGPAWEIEIGEYTINHRTDDILRDIYRRAPDAVGFSCYIWNILYIRELVHDLKKILPDTEIWLGGPEVSYRASELLREEPYVRGIMAGEGEETFYRLLRAAGERTSAGSIWKDQALSLIPGLVFRALGADGENREDGKNRKDGENREDGKVRAEAEIVATPPAPLLDLNEIPFAYGDLQGLEHRIIYYESSRGCPFSCSYCLSSIDKSVRFRDLELVKEELAFFLEKKVPQVKFVDRTFNCRKSHSMAVWQFILENDNGITNFHFEISADLLSEEELALLSKMRPGLVQLEIGVQTTNPRTIKEIRRKMDLGRLQKNVEKIGSFHNIHQHLDLIAGLPFEGFESFRHSFNEVFAMRPEQLQLGFLKVLSGSHMMEMAAEYSLRYKEAPPYEVLSTRWLSYGELLRLKGVEEMVETYYNSGQFENTLEALAQEFDSPFDMFSALSVYYEENGLSAVSHSRLARYEILFRFIGELLEKKRARYEQKTPEKEGGDEAPRELPAGQERLEEYRDRLILDVYLRENAKSRPSFARDLSPFREAVKAFFIEEGKSRRYLKGYEEYDSRQMGKMAHIEVLREGTMVLFDYLHRDALLGNAKIFQVGQLGEVRRQEEAEV from the coding sequence ATGAAGTTTTTGCTGGCAGCAGTCAATGCGAAGTACATTCACTCGAACCTGGGCATTTACAGCCTGAAAAAATATGCGGACAGCCGTCTTAAGCAGTCAGGGGAAAAGCAGGAAAAAGAACCCTCCGGTGGCGGCCCCGCCTGGGAGATTGAGATTGGGGAGTACACCATTAACCACCGGACGGATGATATTCTGAGGGATATTTACAGGAGAGCGCCTGACGCTGTGGGCTTTTCCTGCTACATCTGGAATATCCTCTATATAAGAGAGCTGGTGCACGACTTAAAAAAGATCCTGCCGGATACGGAAATCTGGCTCGGCGGGCCTGAGGTGTCCTACAGGGCTTCGGAGCTTCTGAGGGAAGAGCCTTATGTCCGCGGGATCATGGCAGGGGAGGGGGAGGAAACCTTCTATAGACTTCTCAGAGCTGCCGGTGAGAGGACCTCTGCGGGAAGCATCTGGAAGGATCAGGCCCTCTCTCTCATTCCCGGTCTTGTGTTCCGGGCACTGGGCGCGGACGGCGAAAACCGGGAGGACGGCAAAAATCGGAAGGACGGCGAAAACCGGGAGGATGGCAAAGTCCGGGCTGAGGCGGAGATTGTGGCCACGCCTCCCGCCCCGCTTCTGGATCTGAATGAAATCCCCTTTGCCTACGGAGATCTTCAGGGGCTGGAGCACCGGATTATCTACTATGAGAGCAGCCGGGGCTGCCCGTTTTCCTGCAGCTACTGCCTGTCTTCTATCGACAAATCCGTGCGTTTCCGGGATCTGGAGCTGGTGAAGGAGGAGCTTGCCTTTTTCCTGGAGAAAAAGGTGCCCCAGGTCAAGTTTGTGGATCGGACGTTTAACTGCAGAAAGAGCCATTCCATGGCAGTCTGGCAGTTTATCCTGGAAAATGACAATGGTATTACCAATTTTCACTTTGAGATCTCGGCGGACCTTCTGTCTGAGGAGGAACTGGCCCTCCTCTCAAAGATGCGCCCCGGGCTTGTGCAGCTGGAGATCGGAGTGCAGACAACAAATCCCAGAACCATAAAGGAAATCCGCCGGAAAATGGATCTTGGCCGCCTGCAGAAAAACGTGGAGAAAATAGGCAGCTTTCACAATATCCACCAGCACCTGGATTTAATCGCAGGTCTGCCCTTTGAAGGCTTTGAATCCTTCCGCCACTCCTTCAACGAAGTCTTTGCCATGAGGCCGGAGCAGCTCCAGCTGGGCTTTCTGAAGGTGCTGTCCGGCTCCCATATGATGGAGATGGCAGCAGAGTATAGCCTCCGGTATAAGGAGGCTCCGCCCTATGAGGTACTCTCCACCAGATGGCTGTCCTACGGGGAGCTGCTCCGCCTGAAGGGCGTGGAGGAGATGGTGGAGACCTACTACAACAGCGGTCAGTTTGAAAATACCCTGGAGGCCCTCGCACAGGAATTTGACTCTCCCTTTGACATGTTTTCGGCCCTTTCCGTGTATTATGAGGAAAACGGGCTTTCTGCCGTCAGCCACAGCCGGCTGGCCAGGTATGAGATCCTGTTTCGCTTTATCGGGGAGCTTCTGGAAAAGAAGAGGGCAAGATATGAGCAGAAAACACCTGAGAAAGAGGGAGGGGACGAGGCGCCAAGGGAACTGCCGGCAGGTCAGGAGCGGCTGGAGGAATACCGGGACCGGCTGATCCTGGACGTATACCTGAGGGAAAACGCCAAAAGCCGTCCGTCCTTTGCCAGAGATCTGTCGCCCTTCAGGGAGGCGGTGAAGGCATTTTTTATAGAAGAGGGAAAAAGCCGCCGCTATCTGAAAGGATATGAGGAATACGATTCCAGACAGATGGGA